The Ornithinimicrobium faecis genome includes a window with the following:
- a CDS encoding CapA family protein: MLVTGALVLALCTLSAPLSGTSGGSNQPSPAPPQAANSSEPTEEPEPAEAEAVPEPTTEPADPQSTLSPDTEVRLAVVGDIMLGRKVGDRIQAQGTDAVLAGVREELHDADLTIGNLESPLCTGGTADDKAYPLRADPSSLDVLTDGSFDLVSLANNHILDFGPECMDSTTGLLEQADIAHVGVGQTIEAAREPVILESNGMRIAFLAYLQMPVERNGFDSQEWTATDTTPGLAWADPTVIAEDVQAAQTDADHVIVLLHSGFESTEHLSPEQQAAGNAALGAGATAVLGAHPHQLQAAHGRDDGSLVAWSLGNFVFDYPNGWTESDSAVLHLTLGPEGVRESAWSPVLIQDGFPTAVSPDEAAGARILGEVDRMSQEYAESLR; this comes from the coding sequence GTGCTCGTCACAGGCGCGCTGGTGCTGGCGCTCTGCACCCTCTCGGCCCCGCTGTCGGGCACCAGTGGCGGGAGCAACCAGCCCTCCCCTGCGCCGCCCCAGGCGGCCAACTCGAGCGAGCCCACTGAGGAGCCTGAGCCCGCCGAAGCTGAGGCCGTTCCGGAGCCCACCACGGAGCCGGCGGATCCGCAGTCCACACTCTCCCCGGACACAGAGGTGCGCCTGGCCGTCGTGGGCGACATCATGCTCGGTCGCAAGGTGGGTGACCGGATCCAGGCCCAGGGCACCGATGCGGTGCTGGCCGGGGTGCGCGAGGAGCTGCACGACGCCGACCTGACCATCGGCAACCTGGAGAGCCCCCTGTGCACCGGTGGCACCGCGGATGACAAGGCGTATCCACTGCGGGCCGACCCCTCGTCCCTGGACGTGCTGACCGACGGGTCGTTCGACCTGGTCAGCCTGGCCAACAATCACATCCTCGACTTCGGGCCCGAGTGCATGGACTCCACCACGGGGTTGCTCGAGCAGGCGGACATCGCCCACGTCGGCGTCGGCCAGACCATCGAGGCGGCCCGTGAGCCGGTCATCCTCGAGAGCAACGGGATGCGCATCGCCTTCCTGGCCTATCTGCAGATGCCGGTCGAGCGCAACGGTTTTGACTCGCAGGAGTGGACTGCGACCGACACCACGCCCGGACTCGCCTGGGCGGACCCCACGGTGATCGCCGAGGACGTGCAGGCGGCACAGACTGACGCCGACCACGTGATCGTGTTGCTGCACAGCGGCTTTGAGTCCACCGAGCACCTCAGCCCCGAGCAGCAGGCCGCCGGCAACGCAGCGCTGGGGGCCGGCGCGACCGCCGTGCTCGGTGCGCACCCGCACCAGTTGCAGGCGGCTCACGGCCGTGACGACGGCAGCTTGGTCGCCTGGAGCCTGGGCAACTTCGTCTTCGACTATCCGAACGGCTGGACCGAGTCCGACAGCGCCGTGCTGCACCTGACCCTCGGCCCAGAGGGCGTGCGCGAGAGCGCGTGGAGCCCGGTCCTGATCCAGGACGGCTTCCCCACCGCGGTCAGCCCCGACGAGGCCGCCGGTGCCCGGATCCTGGGTGAGGTGGACCGGATGAGCCAGGAGTATGCCGAGTCGTTGCGTTGA